From one Streptomyces sp. SCSIO 30461 genomic stretch:
- a CDS encoding protein kinase domain-containing protein — translation MAPEPEASGGGVPDAADSWAGVGGLVGDGRYRLTGRLGRGGMAEVFSAEDVRLGRTVAVKLLRADLAEDPVSKARFTREAQSVAGLNHHAIVAVYDSGEDVVGGQSVPYIVMELVEGHTIRDLLVNAAPPPPEQALIIVSGVLEALAYSHQHGIVHRDIKPANVIITKSGAVKVMDFGIARALHGASTTMTQTGMVMGTPQYLSPEQALGKAVDHRSDLYATGCLLYELLALRPPFTGETPLSVVYQHVQDMPVPPSEVSDVAPPELDGLAMRALAKDPDDRFQSAEEMRGLVQYGLQMLQQTGSHTGTWDTGPVEMYEGAGYTPAMGMSATTVMGNPNAGDTPQGSILPPRNPDDGGYNGDYAGSAGNTGGRGGRGRLLAFVALALIAITAGVAFAMTRPDQSTNDQKQRTNITETPEKSQESSLEPVVPEEEEQQPEEPGTDNGGNQGGDWTPQDPPQKQSPSTEQSQGTDAGTSTGTDAGTDAGTSTGTDAGTDAGTSTGTDAGTDAGTSTGTDAGTDAGTSTGTDAGTDAGTSTGTDAGTDAGTSTGTDAGTDAGTDPGAG, via the coding sequence ATGGCACCCGAACCCGAAGCAAGCGGCGGCGGAGTCCCGGATGCCGCTGACTCCTGGGCGGGCGTGGGCGGGCTCGTCGGCGATGGTCGCTACCGGCTGACCGGCCGTCTCGGCAGAGGCGGTATGGCCGAGGTGTTCTCGGCCGAGGACGTGCGGCTCGGGCGCACCGTCGCCGTCAAGTTGCTCCGTGCCGATCTTGCCGAGGACCCTGTCTCGAAGGCCCGCTTCACACGTGAGGCGCAGTCCGTCGCCGGCCTCAACCACCATGCCATCGTCGCCGTGTACGACTCCGGTGAGGACGTCGTGGGCGGTCAGTCCGTGCCGTACATCGTCATGGAGCTGGTCGAGGGCCACACCATCAGGGACCTGCTGGTCAACGCGGCGCCGCCGCCGCCCGAGCAGGCGCTGATCATCGTATCCGGAGTGCTTGAGGCGCTCGCGTACTCGCACCAGCACGGAATCGTGCACCGCGACATCAAGCCCGCCAATGTGATCATCACCAAGAGCGGCGCGGTCAAGGTGATGGACTTCGGCATCGCCCGCGCGCTGCACGGCGCGTCGACCACGATGACCCAGACCGGCATGGTCATGGGCACCCCGCAGTACCTCTCCCCCGAGCAGGCTCTCGGCAAGGCCGTGGACCACCGCTCCGACCTGTACGCCACCGGCTGTCTGCTCTACGAACTGCTCGCGCTGCGCCCGCCGTTCACTGGTGAGACCCCGCTCTCCGTGGTCTACCAGCACGTCCAGGACATGCCCGTGCCGCCGTCCGAGGTCTCGGACGTGGCCCCGCCCGAGCTGGACGGCCTCGCCATGCGGGCGCTCGCCAAGGACCCGGACGATCGCTTCCAGAGCGCCGAGGAGATGCGCGGTCTGGTGCAGTACGGGCTCCAGATGCTCCAGCAGACGGGCAGTCACACCGGTACATGGGACACCGGACCGGTCGAGATGTACGAGGGCGCCGGTTACACCCCCGCGATGGGGATGTCCGCGACGACCGTGATGGGGAACCCCAACGCCGGTGACACTCCGCAGGGTTCGATCCTCCCGCCGCGCAACCCCGACGACGGCGGCTACAACGGCGACTACGCGGGCTCCGCCGGCAACACCGGCGGCCGCGGCGGGCGCGGCAGGTTGCTGGCGTTCGTCGCGCTCGCGCTGATCGCCATCACGGCGGGCGTGGCCTTCGCGATGACCCGGCCGGACCAGTCCACGAACGATCAGAAGCAGCGGACGAACATCACCGAGACTCCCGAGAAGTCGCAGGAGTCGAGCCTCGAACCGGTGGTGCCCGAAGAGGAAGAGCAGCAGCCCGAGGAACCCGGCACCGACAACGGCGGCAACCAGGGCGGCGATTGGACGCCCCAGGATCCGCCCCAGAAGCAGAGCCCGTCCACGGAGCAGTCCCAGGGCACGGACGCGGGTACGTCGACGGGTACGGACGCGGGCACGGACGCGGGTACGTCGACGGGTACGGACGCGGGCACGGACGCCGGTACGTCGACGGGTACGGACGCGGGCACGGACGCCGGTACGTCGACGGGTACGGACGCGGGCACGGACGCGGGTACGTCGACGGGTACGGACGCGGGCACGGACGCGGGCACGTCGACGGGTACGGACGCGGGCACGGACGCGGGTACGTCGACGGGTACGGACGCGGGCACGGACGCCGGTACCGACCCGGGCGCGGGCTGA
- a CDS encoding PadR family transcriptional regulator has protein sequence MSIRHGLLALLERGPRYGSQLRTEFESRTGATWPLNVGQVYTTLGRLERDGMVVPDGEDEAGHSLYAITDVGRAELRSWYERPVDRTSPARDELSIKLAMAVGTSTVDIREVIQSQRRHTVKAMQDYTRLKAQALETEPTDRADVAWLLVLEQLIFQTEAEARWLDHCEARLIRLSAAKPPLEQAPPPAPPASAPVPVAARAAGRLRRRS, from the coding sequence ATGTCGATCCGCCACGGGCTGCTGGCCCTCCTCGAAAGAGGCCCTCGCTACGGCTCCCAACTGCGTACGGAGTTCGAGTCACGCACGGGGGCCACCTGGCCACTCAACGTGGGCCAGGTCTACACGACCCTGGGCCGACTGGAACGCGACGGCATGGTCGTACCCGACGGGGAGGACGAGGCGGGGCACTCGCTCTACGCCATCACCGACGTGGGACGGGCCGAGCTCCGGTCCTGGTACGAGCGTCCCGTCGACCGCACCAGCCCGGCCAGGGACGAGTTGTCCATCAAGCTGGCCATGGCGGTCGGCACCTCCACGGTCGACATCCGCGAGGTCATCCAGTCGCAGCGCCGCCACACGGTGAAGGCCATGCAGGACTACACACGCCTCAAGGCGCAGGCGCTGGAGACCGAACCCACCGACCGGGCCGATGTCGCCTGGCTGCTGGTGCTGGAACAGCTCATCTTCCAGACCGAGGCCGAGGCACGCTGGCTCGATCACTGTGAGGCCCGGCTCATCCGGCTCTCCGCGGCGAAGCCGCCCCTGGAGCAGGCGCCCCCACCCGCCCCACCTGCTTCCGCGCCCGTTCCCGTAGCCGCGCGCGCTGCCGGCCGGCTACGACGCCGCAGCTGA
- a CDS encoding ABC transporter ATP-binding protein, protein MSSQSQQQQKPQPHPVLQLRQLTRVHGSGATEVHALRGIDLDVHPGELVAVMGPSGSGKSTLLTIAGGLDTPTSGQVIVENTDITTAHRKTLAALRRRSIGYVFQDYNLIPALTAAENIALPRELDGISARKARTEAIASLEEMDLAHLADRFPDEMSGGQQQRVAIARALVGDRRLVLADEPTGALDSETGESVLALLRTRCDGGAAGILVTHEPRFAAWADRVVFLRDGAVVDQTVRSDADSLLSGQAAER, encoded by the coding sequence ATGTCCAGCCAGTCACAGCAGCAACAGAAGCCACAGCCGCATCCTGTGCTTCAGCTCCGCCAGCTGACCCGCGTCCACGGCAGCGGCGCCACGGAGGTGCACGCGCTGCGCGGTATCGACCTCGATGTCCACCCGGGCGAACTGGTCGCCGTCATGGGTCCGTCCGGCTCGGGCAAGTCCACCCTGCTCACCATCGCCGGCGGTCTGGACACCCCGACCTCCGGCCAGGTGATCGTGGAGAACACGGACATCACCACCGCCCACCGCAAGACCCTGGCAGCTCTGCGCCGCCGCAGCATCGGATATGTCTTCCAGGACTACAACCTCATACCGGCGCTCACCGCCGCCGAGAACATCGCGCTGCCCCGCGAGCTGGACGGCATCTCCGCCCGCAAGGCCCGCACCGAGGCCATCGCCTCACTCGAGGAGATGGACCTGGCCCATCTGGCCGACCGCTTCCCCGACGAAATGTCCGGTGGCCAGCAGCAGCGGGTCGCTATCGCCCGCGCCCTGGTCGGCGATCGCCGGCTGGTCCTCGCGGACGAGCCCACTGGCGCCCTGGACTCCGAGACCGGCGAGTCCGTCCTCGCCCTGCTGCGTACCCGCTGCGACGGGGGCGCGGCGGGCATCCTCGTGACCCACGAGCCGCGCTTCGCCGCCTGGGCGGACCGGGTGGTCTTCCTCCGCGATGGCGCCGTGGTCGACCAGACGGTGCGCAGCGACGCAGACTCCCTGCTGAGCGGGCAGGCGGCCGAACGGTGA
- a CDS encoding ABC transporter permease: MNHWYHSWRAAIRIARRDALRSKGRSFLVLAMIALPILGVSAADLTLRSAELSIEQTLERSIGAADARLSGAGMGGVALYQSPDGADYVPVDNYDDKPWPDGPTDLLKALPAGAKSLKDSSGSAKLRTTHGLLHTDVRELKATDPMAAGMMTLISGRFPQGAGEVAATTHFLEASGLSVGSKVSARGLDREYTISGSYELPGALDSDQVAALPGALLDPLDKALLADGLPGVGKSTSYLVSVSGGFTWNMVKQANSKGVVVVSRTVQLSPPARSDVPLYQSPNWGGHFEQSTAAKAAALAAAATVVGLAMLEICLLAGPAFAVGARRSRRQLGLVGANGGDRRHIRAIVLAGGLVIGAAAAVVGTLLGIGLTFALRPFLEEYMGARFGSFGIRPLELLGIALLAVLTGLLAAIVPAVTASRQTVLASLTGRRGVRRSSRVLPLLGLGAVLLGGAIALYGSLFSEQYLLVAGGSAIAELGVVAMTPALVGLFGRIGRWLPLSPRLALRDAVRNRGRTAPAVAAVLAAVAGTVAVTTFQVSRDAESKATYVAQLPAGAVSLLVDEPGGRDVAQAREAVQKHLPVETRADVDRITVGKEQCTRYSESPDCGRHEIVVPKANECPLWADAGPGVPDPAARFSKAQRRELAADWRCKDDSSGEVYIGDERLLKVLGIDDPGAARALAEGKAVSFTKLNVDAAKGNTVGIRLVTKTEDDRASAAGTVPVGTVKSFPVHQVPGKPKSYGVAMLIPPSAAKSAGLLTVPYGAYYTTGQKPSTEQLQKLDAALDKSGSEIDLHVEEGYVADQDITMLALTIFAGLITIGAAGIATGLAQADAEADLKTLAAVGAPPRVRRTLSGFQCGVVATMGVVLGSAAGVLPAIGLRLSERRSAEVWYQKALDEGYGRIDNLPYVPIVVPWGTLTALLIAVPVGAAVLAALVTRSEGAMARREAT, translated from the coding sequence GTGAACCACTGGTACCACTCCTGGCGTGCGGCGATACGCATCGCCCGGCGCGACGCCCTGCGCTCCAAGGGACGCAGCTTCCTCGTCCTCGCCATGATCGCGCTGCCCATCCTCGGGGTCAGCGCCGCCGATCTCACCCTGCGCAGTGCCGAGCTATCCATCGAGCAGACCCTGGAGCGGTCGATCGGCGCCGCCGACGCCCGGCTCTCCGGCGCAGGTATGGGCGGTGTCGCCCTCTACCAGAGCCCCGACGGCGCCGACTACGTACCGGTCGACAACTACGACGACAAACCCTGGCCGGACGGTCCCACCGACCTGCTGAAGGCCCTTCCCGCGGGTGCCAAGTCCCTGAAGGACTCAAGCGGCTCCGCGAAGCTGCGCACCACGCACGGACTGCTGCACACCGACGTCCGTGAGCTGAAGGCCACCGATCCCATGGCCGCGGGGATGATGACTCTGATCAGCGGCCGGTTCCCGCAAGGGGCCGGAGAAGTCGCCGCGACAACGCACTTCCTTGAGGCGAGTGGGCTGAGTGTCGGCTCCAAGGTCTCGGCGCGCGGACTCGACCGCGAATACACGATCAGCGGCTCGTACGAGCTCCCCGGAGCGCTGGACAGCGACCAGGTCGCCGCCCTGCCCGGAGCGCTGCTCGACCCGCTCGACAAGGCCCTGCTCGCGGACGGCCTTCCCGGGGTCGGCAAGAGCACCAGCTATCTGGTGAGCGTGTCGGGTGGTTTCACGTGGAACATGGTCAAGCAGGCCAACAGCAAGGGCGTGGTGGTCGTCTCGCGCACCGTGCAGCTCAGCCCGCCCGCCCGGTCGGACGTCCCGCTGTACCAGTCGCCCAACTGGGGCGGCCACTTCGAGCAGAGCACCGCGGCCAAGGCCGCTGCTCTGGCCGCGGCCGCCACCGTCGTGGGTCTGGCGATGCTGGAGATCTGCCTGCTGGCCGGTCCCGCGTTCGCGGTGGGTGCCCGGCGCTCGCGCCGCCAGCTGGGACTGGTCGGAGCCAACGGCGGCGACCGCCGCCATATCCGGGCCATCGTCCTCGCGGGCGGTCTGGTGATCGGCGCCGCTGCCGCCGTCGTGGGCACACTGCTGGGAATCGGGCTCACCTTCGCTCTGCGCCCGTTCCTCGAGGAGTACATGGGCGCACGCTTCGGCAGCTTCGGCATCCGGCCGCTGGAACTGCTCGGCATCGCGCTGCTCGCGGTGCTCACCGGTCTGCTCGCCGCGATCGTCCCGGCCGTCACCGCGTCCCGGCAGACCGTGCTCGCCTCGCTGACCGGCCGCCGCGGCGTACGTCGCAGCAGCCGGGTCCTTCCGCTGCTCGGTCTGGGCGCGGTGCTGCTGGGCGGCGCGATCGCCCTGTACGGCTCGCTCTTCAGCGAGCAGTACCTCCTCGTCGCGGGCGGCAGCGCCATCGCCGAACTGGGCGTGGTGGCGATGACGCCGGCTCTGGTCGGGCTGTTCGGCCGGATCGGCCGCTGGCTGCCGCTGTCCCCGCGGCTCGCGCTGCGCGACGCGGTGCGCAACCGGGGCCGTACGGCGCCTGCCGTGGCCGCGGTACTGGCCGCCGTCGCGGGTACGGTCGCCGTCACCACCTTCCAGGTGAGCCGGGATGCGGAGAGCAAGGCCACCTATGTGGCCCAGCTCCCCGCGGGAGCGGTGTCCCTCCTGGTGGACGAGCCAGGCGGGCGGGATGTCGCCCAGGCACGGGAGGCCGTGCAGAAGCACCTGCCGGTCGAGACGCGGGCCGATGTGGACCGGATCACCGTGGGCAAGGAGCAGTGCACCAGGTACTCCGAGAGCCCCGACTGCGGACGCCATGAGATCGTCGTACCGAAGGCGAACGAGTGCCCGCTGTGGGCCGACGCCGGTCCCGGCGTCCCAGACCCCGCCGCGCGGTTCAGCAAGGCCCAGCGCCGGGAGCTCGCCGCGGACTGGCGGTGCAAGGACGACTCCAGCGGTGAGGTGTACATCGGCGACGAGAGGCTGCTGAAGGTCCTCGGCATCGACGACCCGGGAGCCGCCAGGGCCCTCGCCGAGGGCAAGGCCGTCTCGTTCACGAAGCTCAACGTCGACGCCGCCAAGGGCAACACGGTCGGTATCCGGCTGGTCACCAAGACCGAGGACGACAGGGCCTCGGCCGCGGGCACCGTGCCCGTGGGCACGGTCAAGTCCTTCCCCGTCCACCAGGTGCCCGGGAAGCCCAAGTCCTACGGCGTCGCCATGCTCATCCCACCATCGGCGGCCAAGTCGGCCGGGTTGCTGACCGTGCCGTACGGCGCGTACTACACGACCGGGCAGAAGCCGAGCACCGAGCAGCTGCAGAAGCTCGACGCGGCGCTCGACAAGTCGGGCTCGGAGATCGACCTCCATGTCGAGGAGGGCTATGTCGCCGACCAGGACATCACCATGCTGGCGCTGACCATCTTCGCCGGGCTGATCACCATCGGCGCCGCGGGCATCGCCACCGGGCTCGCGCAGGCGGACGCCGAGGCGGATCTGAAGACACTCGCCGCCGTGGGCGCCCCGCCCCGGGTGCGCCGCACTCTCAGCGGCTTCCAGTGCGGTGTGGTCGCGACGATGGGCGTGGTGCTGGGCTCAGCGGCTGGTGTGCTGCCCGCCATCGGTCTGCGGCTGAGCGAGCGCCGCAGTGCGGAGGTGTGGTACCAGAAGGCGCTGGACGAGGGATACGGCCGGATCGACAACCTGCCGTACGTGCCGATCGTCGTGCCCTGGGGCACCCTCACCGCCCTGCTGATCGCGGTCCCCGTCGGCGCGGCGGTCCTGGCCGCCCTGGTCACGCGCTCCGAGGGCGCCATGGCCAGGCGGGAGGCGACATGA
- a CDS encoding bacterial proteasome activator family protein — MEMPRNERSPETPHVLIMGQDGMSFGSGQADDESREVPVTEMVEQPAKVMRIGSMIKQLLEEVRAAPLDEASRVRLKEIHRGSVKELEDGLAPELVEELERLSLPFTDDAVPSEAELRIAQAQLVGWLEGLFHGIQTALFAQQMAARAQLEQMRRALPPGAPTDDDDPSHGAIRSGPYL, encoded by the coding sequence ATGGAGATGCCGAGGAATGAACGGTCGCCGGAGACACCGCATGTCCTCATCATGGGGCAGGACGGGATGTCGTTCGGTAGCGGTCAAGCTGACGACGAGTCGCGCGAGGTCCCCGTGACGGAGATGGTCGAACAGCCGGCGAAGGTCATGCGCATCGGCAGCATGATCAAGCAACTACTGGAAGAGGTGCGGGCGGCTCCTCTGGACGAGGCAAGCCGCGTCAGGCTCAAGGAGATCCACCGGGGCTCCGTCAAGGAGCTCGAAGACGGGCTGGCTCCTGAACTGGTCGAGGAGCTGGAGCGTCTGTCCCTGCCGTTCACCGACGACGCCGTGCCGTCGGAAGCGGAACTGCGCATCGCGCAGGCACAGTTGGTCGGCTGGCTGGAGGGGCTCTTCCACGGCATCCAGACGGCGCTGTTCGCCCAGCAGATGGCGGCACGCGCCCAACTGGAACAGATGCGCAGGGCACTTCCGCCCGGCGCTCCGACAGATGACGACGACCCCTCGCACGGCGCGATCCGGTCGGGGCCGTACCTCTGA
- a CDS encoding NAD(P)H-quinone oxidoreductase has protein sequence MHAITIPEPGGPEALVWTEVPDPEPGEGEVLVEVAASAVNRADLLQRQGFYDPPPGASPYPGLECSGRVAELGPGVSGWKVGDEVCALLSGGGYAEKVVVPVGQLLPLPDGVDLITAAALPEAACTVWSNVFMLAHLRPGETLLVHGGASGIGTMAIQLAKAVGAKVAVTAGSQDKLRRCAELGADILIDYREQDFVAELRAQTGGSGADVILDIIGAKYLDRNVRALAVNGRLAVIGLQGGVKGELNIGALLAKRAAVMATSLRGRPPHEKTAIVAAVREHVWPLLAGGVVRPVVDQHLPMNEASEAHRALEQGTHVGKVVLVVPKAS, from the coding sequence ATGCATGCGATCACGATTCCCGAACCGGGTGGTCCCGAGGCGCTGGTCTGGACGGAGGTGCCCGATCCGGAGCCTGGCGAGGGGGAGGTCCTCGTCGAGGTGGCCGCCAGTGCCGTCAACCGTGCTGACCTCCTGCAACGCCAGGGCTTCTACGACCCTCCCCCGGGCGCGTCCCCGTACCCCGGACTGGAGTGCTCGGGGCGTGTCGCCGAGCTCGGGCCCGGTGTCTCCGGATGGAAGGTCGGCGACGAGGTGTGCGCCCTGCTGTCCGGCGGTGGCTATGCGGAGAAGGTGGTCGTACCGGTCGGACAGCTGCTGCCGCTGCCCGACGGAGTGGACCTGATCACGGCGGCGGCGCTGCCCGAAGCGGCCTGCACCGTGTGGTCGAACGTGTTCATGCTGGCCCATCTGCGGCCGGGGGAAACGCTGCTGGTGCACGGTGGGGCCAGCGGTATCGGCACCATGGCGATCCAGCTCGCGAAGGCGGTGGGCGCGAAGGTGGCGGTGACCGCGGGGAGCCAGGACAAGCTGCGCCGCTGTGCCGAGCTGGGCGCGGACATTCTGATCGACTACCGCGAGCAGGACTTCGTGGCGGAGCTCAGGGCCCAGACCGGAGGCAGCGGTGCGGATGTCATCCTCGACATCATCGGCGCCAAGTATCTGGACCGGAACGTGCGGGCGCTGGCCGTGAACGGGCGGCTCGCTGTGATCGGTCTCCAGGGCGGTGTGAAGGGCGAGTTGAACATCGGTGCGCTGCTGGCCAAGCGCGCCGCTGTGATGGCCACCTCGCTGCGCGGGCGCCCGCCGCACGAGAAGACGGCGATCGTGGCGGCCGTACGCGAGCATGTCTGGCCGCTGCTGGCGGGCGGGGTCGTACGCCCCGTGGTGGACCAGCACCTTCCGATGAACGAGGCTTCCGAGGCGCACCGCGCCCTGGAGCAGGGCACCCACGTGGGCAAGGTGGTGCTGGTGGTACCGAAGGCATCCTGA
- a CDS encoding potassium channel family protein yields the protein MARQADEQLVTTRVRMPRRVVEHPLRQVGKRLLLALIVMAITVLVVWFDRGGYHDNADEQVTFLDCVYYATVTLSTTGYGDIVPYSNSARLVNVLVVTPLRVLFLIILVGTTLEVLTERTRDEWRLNRWRRTLRDHTVVIGFGTKGRSAVHTLCVTGLKKEQVVVIDPSSKVIEAANLDGFAGVVGDATRSDVLQRAEIHKARQVIISTQRDDTAVLVALTARQLNRGARIVATVREEENAPLLRQSGADVVITSASAAGRLLGLSVLSPSAGRVMEDLIQQGSGLDIGERPVTKGEVGKSVRETDDLVISVLRGHRLLGYDDPKASPLQLTDRLITIARVADLRSPGAVE from the coding sequence ATGGCCCGGCAGGCGGACGAGCAGCTGGTCACCACGCGGGTCAGGATGCCCCGCAGAGTGGTCGAACACCCATTGCGGCAGGTGGGGAAGCGGCTGCTGCTCGCGTTGATAGTGATGGCGATCACGGTGCTGGTCGTTTGGTTCGACCGGGGCGGCTACCACGACAACGCCGACGAACAGGTCACCTTCCTCGACTGCGTCTACTACGCCACCGTCACCCTCTCCACCACCGGTTACGGCGACATCGTCCCGTACAGCAACAGCGCGCGGCTGGTGAACGTGCTCGTGGTGACGCCGCTGCGCGTGCTTTTTCTGATCATCCTGGTCGGCACCACCCTTGAGGTCCTCACCGAGCGGACCCGGGACGAGTGGCGGCTGAATCGCTGGAGGCGCACCTTGAGGGACCACACCGTCGTCATCGGCTTCGGGACGAAGGGGCGCTCCGCCGTCCACACCCTGTGCGTCACGGGTCTGAAGAAGGAGCAGGTCGTCGTCATCGACCCGAGTTCCAAGGTTATCGAGGCCGCGAACCTGGACGGTTTCGCGGGAGTCGTGGGCGATGCCACCCGCAGCGATGTGCTCCAGCGGGCCGAGATCCACAAGGCCCGCCAGGTCATCATCTCCACCCAGCGGGACGACACGGCGGTGCTGGTCGCCCTGACCGCACGGCAGTTGAACCGCGGCGCGCGGATCGTCGCGACGGTGCGTGAGGAGGAGAACGCGCCGCTGCTGCGCCAGTCCGGGGCCGATGTGGTGATCACCAGCGCCAGCGCCGCCGGCCGGCTGCTCGGGCTCTCGGTGCTGAGTCCCAGCGCGGGCAGGGTGATGGAGGACCTGATCCAGCAGGGCAGCGGTCTCGACATCGGCGAGCGGCCGGTGACCAAGGGTGAGGTGGGCAAGAGCGTCCGGGAGACGGACGATCTCGTGATCAGTGTGCTGCGCGGGCACCGGCTGCTCGGCTACGACGATCCCAAGGCGAGTCCACTGCAGTTGACGGACCGTCTGATCACCATCGCCCGGGTTGCGGATCTGCGTTCGCCGGGCGCCGTCGAGTAG
- a CDS encoding molybdopterin molybdotransferase MoeA: protein MTVRNHARLGDTGEFGTGAFGGLLLAAHDAGDVDESGVTGRTGGTGSSDADAAGTHAEGAPSGTVPSGRVEHAPSAPSDATDPSDPSAPSDATDPSDATDPADETGAHRAADTGDADDDDGSEEALALVRGHRGGNGNPSGARQSGMSWHEARSRAARAGRRARLGARQVPLGQALGQVLAEPLEALTDLPSFDTSAMDGWAISGPGPWKSRVGHPAKGRPLGILAGHGATGTLADGEAVRIATGARIPDGATAVLRSEHARIDAGGNLHAHRQVTHGQDIRPRGQECRSGDEILPEGVPVTPAVLGLAAAAGYDRLLTVRPPRVQVLVLGDELLSDGLPHDGLIRDALGPMLGPWLRALGAETVGTLRVRDDADTLYQTVTESEADILVTTGGTAAGPVDHVHPVLRRARAELLVDGVAVRPGHPMLLARLTTGRTAETGTGAERYLVGLPGNPLAALSGLVTLAEPLLRAMSGQEASGGATPSRSFASLGHEVQGHPEDTRLVPVVRRRGRLVPLRYNGPAMLRGIAAAHGLVVVPPGGARAGDEVEVLELPWPPSHAPATPTMPTIDGRFT from the coding sequence ATGACCGTGCGGAACCATGCGAGGCTGGGTGACACCGGTGAGTTCGGTACAGGTGCGTTCGGAGGGCTCCTGCTCGCCGCCCATGATGCCGGTGACGTCGACGAGTCTGGTGTGACCGGTAGGACCGGCGGGACCGGGAGTTCCGACGCGGATGCCGCCGGTACCCACGCCGAGGGTGCGCCGTCCGGCACGGTACCTTCCGGTCGGGTTGAGCACGCCCCGTCCGCCCCGTCCGACGCGACGGACCCGTCCGACCCGTCCGCCCCGTCCGACGCGACGGACCCGTCCGACGCGACGGACCCGGCCGATGAGACCGGTGCACACCGCGCGGCCGATACCGGTGACGCGGATGACGACGACGGTTCCGAAGAGGCACTGGCACTGGTGAGGGGGCACCGCGGCGGAAACGGTAATCCCTCCGGCGCGCGGCAATCAGGGATGTCCTGGCATGAGGCACGTTCCCGCGCGGCCCGTGCGGGCCGGCGCGCCCGCCTCGGAGCCCGGCAGGTTCCCCTTGGCCAAGCCCTGGGCCAGGTGCTCGCCGAACCCCTCGAGGCGCTCACCGATCTGCCGTCCTTCGACACCTCCGCCATGGACGGTTGGGCCATCTCCGGGCCCGGTCCCTGGAAGAGCCGGGTCGGGCATCCCGCCAAAGGCCGGCCCCTCGGCATCCTCGCCGGACACGGTGCCACCGGGACCCTCGCCGACGGCGAGGCGGTACGAATCGCCACCGGAGCCCGGATCCCCGACGGGGCCACCGCGGTGCTTCGCAGCGAGCACGCCCGCATCGACGCCGGCGGTAATCTGCACGCCCACCGTCAGGTGACCCACGGTCAGGACATCAGGCCGCGCGGCCAGGAGTGCCGCTCCGGTGATGAAATCCTGCCCGAGGGCGTGCCGGTGACCCCTGCCGTGCTGGGGCTTGCGGCGGCCGCCGGTTACGACCGGCTGCTGACCGTGCGCCCACCCCGAGTCCAGGTACTCGTGCTCGGCGATGAGCTGCTGTCCGACGGCCTGCCGCATGACGGCCTGATCCGCGATGCCCTGGGGCCGATGCTCGGCCCCTGGCTGCGGGCGCTCGGTGCGGAGACCGTCGGCACGCTCCGTGTCCGTGACGACGCCGACACCTTGTACCAGACCGTGACCGAGTCGGAGGCCGACATCCTCGTCACCACGGGCGGGACGGCCGCGGGACCCGTGGATCATGTGCACCCCGTGCTGCGCAGGGCGCGGGCGGAGCTGCTGGTGGACGGGGTGGCCGTACGCCCCGGCCATCCGATGCTGCTCGCACGCCTCACGACCGGGCGGACGGCGGAGACGGGCACCGGCGCGGAGCGCTATCTGGTGGGCCTGCCGGGAAACCCGCTGGCTGCCCTGTCCGGGCTGGTCACGCTCGCCGAACCGCTGCTGCGGGCTATGTCGGGGCAGGAAGCGTCGGGAGGGGCGACGCCGAGCCGTTCGTTCGCGTCTCTCGGCCACGAGGTGCAGGGGCATCCGGAGGACACCCGCCTGGTGCCGGTGGTGCGGCGGCGCGGACGGCTCGTGCCGCTGCGCTACAACGGTCCAGCCATGCTGCGGGGGATCGCCGCCGCACACGGCCTTGTCGTCGTACCACCGGGCGGGGCGCGGGCGGGGGACGAGGTCGAGGTGCTGGAGCTTCCCTGGCCGCCTTCCCACGCGCCCGCGACGCCGACGATGCCGACGATCGATGGGCGTTTCACGTGA